In a single window of the Mesorhizobium shangrilense genome:
- a CDS encoding BA14K family protein, which translates to MSLLKKTILSVAVAATTFAAIPAEAGERWRHHGGYHSHGSSDGDLVAAGIVGLALGALAVGALNTNRQPVYADRYYRNPPPRPSRYYYEGAVARGGVEPWSRSWYRYCSNRYRSFDPQTGTYVGYDGRERFCNAN; encoded by the coding sequence ATGAGCTTGCTGAAGAAGACCATTCTCTCGGTGGCCGTCGCTGCGACGACCTTTGCCGCCATTCCGGCGGAAGCCGGTGAGCGTTGGCGCCATCATGGCGGCTACCATTCTCATGGCAGTTCCGACGGCGACCTGGTTGCGGCCGGCATCGTTGGGCTGGCGCTCGGGGCGCTGGCCGTGGGGGCGCTCAACACGAACCGACAGCCGGTCTACGCAGACCGCTACTATCGCAACCCGCCGCCGCGGCCGAGCCGCTACTACTACGAGGGTGCCGTCGCGCGCGGCGGCGTCGAGCCGTGGTCGCGCTCCTGGTACCGCTACTGCAGCAACCGCTATCGCAGTTTCGATCCGCAGACCGGCACCTATGTCGGCTATGACGGCCGCGAGCGCTTCTGTAACGCGAATTGA
- a CDS encoding cold-shock protein: MSQTGTVKFFNATKGFGFITPDGGAKDVFVHISAIEKSGLRTLVDGQKVSFDVEPDRMGKGPKAVNLRVE, encoded by the coding sequence ATGTCCCAGACAGGCACTGTGAAGTTCTTTAACGCAACCAAAGGCTTTGGCTTCATCACGCCGGATGGCGGCGCGAAGGACGTCTTCGTGCACATCTCGGCGATCGAGAAGTCCGGCCTGCGCACGCTGGTCGACGGCCAGAAGGTTTCCTTCGACGTCGAGCCCGACCGCATGGGCAAGGGCCCGAAGGCAGTCAACCTGCGCGTCGAATAA
- a CDS encoding branched-chain amino acid aminotransferase, which produces MASVPFDQLEGFIWMNGEFVKWADAKIHVLTHGLHYASAVFEGERAYGGKIFKLTEHTQRLHDSAKILGFTIPYSVAEIDAACDTLLKKQGFADAYVRPIAWRGSEQMGVSAQANRINCAIAIWQWPSYFDPAQKLKGIRLDVAEYRRPDPQTAPSKSKAAGLYMICTLSKHRAEDRGYADAMMLDWRGQVAEATGANIFFVKDGKIHTPKPDCFLDGITRRTVIDLAKRRNIEVIERAIMPEELAGFEQCFLTGTAAEVTPVSEIGSYNFQVGEIAKTLMNDYSAEVQPKQAIAAE; this is translated from the coding sequence ATGGCATCCGTTCCCTTCGACCAACTGGAGGGTTTCATCTGGATGAATGGCGAGTTCGTCAAATGGGCGGACGCCAAGATCCACGTCTTGACGCACGGGCTGCACTACGCCAGCGCCGTGTTCGAAGGCGAGCGCGCCTATGGCGGCAAGATTTTCAAGCTGACGGAACACACCCAGCGCCTGCATGATTCGGCCAAGATCCTCGGCTTCACCATCCCATACAGCGTGGCGGAAATCGACGCTGCCTGCGACACCCTGTTGAAAAAGCAGGGTTTCGCCGACGCCTATGTCCGTCCGATCGCCTGGCGCGGCAGCGAGCAGATGGGCGTTTCGGCCCAGGCCAACCGCATCAACTGCGCGATCGCCATCTGGCAGTGGCCGAGCTACTTCGACCCGGCCCAGAAGCTGAAGGGCATCCGCCTCGACGTCGCCGAGTACCGCCGCCCCGATCCGCAGACGGCGCCCTCCAAGTCCAAGGCGGCCGGCCTCTACATGATCTGCACGCTGTCGAAGCACCGGGCCGAGGATCGCGGCTATGCCGACGCCATGATGCTCGACTGGCGCGGCCAGGTCGCCGAAGCGACCGGCGCCAACATCTTCTTCGTCAAGGACGGCAAGATCCATACGCCGAAGCCGGACTGCTTCCTGGACGGCATCACGCGCCGGACCGTCATCGACCTAGCCAAGCGCCGCAACATCGAGGTGATCGAGCGCGCCATCATGCCGGAGGAACTGGCGGGCTTCGAGCAGTGCTTCCTGACAGGCACGGCGGCCGAGGTGACCCCGGTCTCCGAGATCGGGTCGTACAACTTCCAGGTCGGCGAGATCGCCAAGACGCTCATGAACGACTATTCGGCCGAGGTGCAGCCGAAGCAGGCGATCGCCGCCGAGTAA
- a CDS encoding CapA family protein, which translates to MAAALTAEPPAEFARLVFLGDVYAGSRQRAPAIDPMLVAALQSADLVVANCAGPVVRRPHLPVRSWLKQRRHMDAGALLGVISAMGVETERLALSVANSHALDQSVAGFEETVDTLKALQVRVIGAAQRGLVQTVRAGSLHVGLLAFAEPERHARRLRRHVVTAGDLAASHWLTGEDRQPDLVCAFPHWDRWKARRPGLRALDRAGRLAERGISLVAGHHPSRLQPLERVGNAYVAYGLGVFHGRGAARSLADRVGAMLVVDVSTARRERGRIAAYELFPFVRLAEASRDRIVPLEYAPPELRSQAEATFAHLASVRC; encoded by the coding sequence ATGGCGGCGGCGCTGACGGCGGAGCCTCCGGCCGAATTTGCGCGACTCGTGTTCCTGGGCGATGTCTATGCAGGAAGCAGGCAGCGTGCGCCGGCCATCGATCCCATGCTCGTCGCCGCGCTCCAATCGGCGGACCTCGTCGTCGCCAATTGCGCCGGTCCAGTGGTGCGCAGGCCCCATCTGCCGGTGCGAAGCTGGCTCAAACAGCGCCGTCACATGGATGCCGGCGCGTTGCTCGGCGTCATCTCGGCGATGGGCGTGGAGACGGAACGGCTCGCACTCTCCGTCGCGAACAGCCACGCTCTGGACCAGTCGGTCGCGGGCTTCGAGGAAACGGTGGACACCCTCAAGGCGCTCCAGGTGCGGGTCATCGGCGCGGCGCAGCGCGGCCTGGTCCAGACCGTCCGCGCCGGTTCGCTTCATGTGGGATTGCTCGCCTTTGCGGAACCCGAGCGCCACGCGCGCCGCTTGCGCAGGCATGTAGTCACGGCTGGGGACCTCGCTGCCTCGCACTGGCTGACGGGAGAGGACCGGCAGCCCGACCTGGTTTGCGCGTTTCCGCATTGGGACCGGTGGAAAGCGCGCCGCCCCGGATTGCGCGCCTTGGACCGCGCAGGGCGGCTTGCGGAACGAGGCATAAGCCTTGTCGCCGGACACCATCCGTCGCGACTGCAACCCCTCGAACGCGTCGGGAATGCCTATGTGGCCTATGGGCTTGGCGTGTTCCACGGGCGCGGGGCCGCGAGGAGTCTCGCCGACCGCGTGGGTGCGATGCTCGTCGTCGACGTCAGCACGGCCCGGCGCGAGCGCGGCCGCATTGCGGCATACGAGCTGTTCCCGTTCGTCCGGCTCGCAGAAGCCAGCCGCGACCGCATCGTGCCGCTCGAATACGCGCCGCCCGAGTTGCGCAGTCAGGCCGAAGCGACATTTGCCCATCTTGCTTCCGTCCGCTGCTGA
- a CDS encoding MBL fold metallo-hydrolase yields MGQLNGIIVPVTPFQQNCTILFDMDTKTGVVIDPGGDVDQIRAAIDDQGVKIEQIWITHGHIDHVGGAMELKEALGVDIVGPHEADKGLLANVEKQAQMYGMAGSVRNCTPDRYLSEGETVSFGDHVFEVLHCPGHAPGHVVYFNRAANFAHVGDVLFRGSVGRTDLPGGDHEALIRSIKEKLLPLGDQVGFVCGHGPGGRFGEERLENPFLR; encoded by the coding sequence ATGGGTCAGCTCAACGGAATCATCGTCCCGGTCACGCCGTTCCAGCAGAATTGCACCATCCTCTTCGACATGGACACCAAGACAGGCGTGGTCATCGATCCGGGCGGCGACGTCGACCAAATCCGCGCCGCGATCGACGACCAGGGCGTCAAGATCGAGCAGATCTGGATCACCCACGGACACATCGACCATGTCGGCGGCGCGATGGAGCTGAAGGAGGCGCTGGGCGTCGACATCGTCGGTCCGCACGAGGCTGACAAAGGGCTGCTCGCCAATGTCGAGAAGCAGGCGCAGATGTACGGGATGGCCGGCAGCGTGCGCAACTGCACGCCCGACCGGTATCTCTCCGAGGGCGAGACGGTCAGCTTCGGCGACCATGTGTTCGAGGTGCTGCACTGCCCGGGCCACGCGCCGGGACACGTGGTCTACTTCAACCGCGCGGCGAACTTCGCCCATGTCGGCGACGTCCTCTTCCGCGGCTCCGTCGGCCGCACTGACCTTCCCGGCGGCGACCACGAGGCGCTCATCCGCTCGATCAAGGAGAAGCTGCTGCCGCTTGGCGACCAGGTGGGCTTTGTCTGCGGCCACGGCCCGGGCGGGCGCTTCGGCGAGGAACGCCTGGAAAACCCGTTTCTCAGGTAA
- a CDS encoding cold-shock protein, which translates to MPQTGTVKFFNHAKGFGFITPDDGQKDVFVHISAVQSSGLPGLEDGQKVRFETEPDKRGKGPKAVNLSVI; encoded by the coding sequence ATGCCGCAGACCGGCACAGTAAAATTCTTCAATCATGCCAAAGGCTTTGGCTTCATCACACCGGATGACGGCCAGAAGGACGTCTTCGTCCACATTTCGGCCGTGCAGTCGTCCGGGCTTCCCGGTCTCGAGGACGGGCAGAAGGTGCGCTTCGAAACCGAACCGGACAAGCGCGGCAAGGGTCCGAAGGCCGTCAACCTGAGCGTCATCTGA